A stretch of DNA from Glycine max cultivar Williams 82 chromosome 18, Glycine_max_v4.0, whole genome shotgun sequence:
TGCTGGACTGGCCAATCCCAACCTCAACTACGGACCTCCGCGGCTTCCTTGGGTTgacagggttttataggcgcttcaTTCGCGGCTATGCCCAATTGGCGGCCCCACTGACGACATTACTCCGTAAGGACAACTTCTTTTGGAACGACGAGGCCACACGTGCATTTAACACACTGAAACAGGTCATGACGACAGCCCCGGTACTTACTCCGCTGGATTTTGATATTCCCTTTTGCTTAGAAACTGATGCTTCTGGTGCCGCCATGGGAGCTGTCCTATCCCAATGTTCTCACCCCATAGCATTCTTCAGTAAGATTTTCTGCCCCCGCCTCCAGCATTCGTCGACATACGTGAGGGAGCTCCATGCAATCACAGCAGCCGTTTGCCAATGGCGGCATTATCTTCTTGGCCACCCGTTCGTCATCCTCACCGACCACTAGAGTCTCCAGGAGCTTATGAACCAGGTGGTACAAACACCAGAACAACAGCATTACTTGGCGAAGTTATTGGGATACGACTACACTATCAAATATCGGTCCGGCGCGAGCAACACCGCGGCTAATGCCCTTTCACGTATCCCCACTCCCGGTCAATGCCTTGTCCTCTCGATTCCTTCCCCGGAGTGTCTCAATGATATCAAGAATTTCTTATCCCAGTCATCTGTTTACCACAATCTCCGGCAACAAATCCAATCATACCCTGAGGCTCACCCTGAATTTTCGTTGACCACCGACTGGATCCGTTATCGTGGTAAGCTGTGGTTGCCACCTAATAACCCATTCATTCCAATGTTATTGGTAGAGTTCCACTCCACCCCTCTAGGTGGACATATGGGCGAGACTAAGACACTCCGCCGGCTGCAAGACAATTTCTATTGGGACAATATGCGCCACGACGTCCACCTTCACATTTCGGAATGCAGCGTCTGCCAACACATAAAACATATCAACCGCAAATCGGTCGGACTTCTCCAACCTCTACCCATCCCATCAAGTTTATGGGAGGAGTTGTCACTGGATTTTGTCACCGGGCTACCCCTTTCCCACGGTTACACGGCCATCCTTGTTATGGTTGACCGCTACTCCAAGGACACCCATCTCGGAGCCCTGCCACCCAAATTCACTGCGCACAAGGTAGCCGCCCTGTTCCTAGACACAGTATGCAAGCTCCATGGCTTCCCCTGTAGTCTGGTTTTCGGTCGCGATCCCATCTTCCTCAGTGCATTCTGGCGCGAACTCTTCCGCCTTAGTGCCACCAAGCTCTGATACAGTACCGCTTATCACCCAGGAACCGATGGCCAGACCGAGGTGTTTAACCGCATTCTCGAACAATATCTTCGATTGTTCGTCCATGACCGCCCTGCATTATGGTCCTCCTTTTTAGCTCTCGCAGAATGGAGTTACAACACTTCTGTCCATTCTGGTACCGGTCTCTCTCCATACGAAGTCACATATGGCAAACCTCCCCCAGCATTGCCACACTACGTCGCCGGAACCTCTCCCGTGGAGGCAGCGGACTCCATGTTGGTTACCCGCCAGGACCTTCATCGCAAACTACAACGACGTCTACTGAAAGCCCAGACAGCCATGAAATCATTTGCTGATCGTCATCGCCGGGACGTGCAATTTCAAGTTGGCGATGGGGTTTACGTGCGCCTCCGCCCTTACCGCCAAATCTCCCTTCGACCCCGTTACTCGAAGCTTGCTAAACGTTACTACGGGCCCTACCAAGTCACAGAGAAGATTGGCCTTGTCGCTTACTGCCTCAAGCTTCCTGATGGTTCAAAAATACACCCCGTGTTTCATGTGTCGCTTCTGAAACTTCACCATGGAGTTCCCCCGACTACGGCAAACACCCTTCCTCCAGAAAAACTTGACAACCACCCCATCGTCGAGCCTCTCTCCTTCCTCGACTGGAAATGGAACACCGAAACTGACCCCCCATCTCGCATGGTGCTGGTTCAATGGCGCGGTTTAGCCCCAGAACATACTTCATGGTAATATTGGACCTCCCTTCGTTCAGCTTACAACCTCGAGGACGAGGTTGATTTTCCAGGGGAGGGTGTTGATAGCAGCAGGATACAGGACAATACTAGGCCCAAGAGAACTATTAAGAAACCAGCCCAATACAAGGATTTCATTTGAACGTGCAATTGTCATTTCTTACTGATTAAATTTTCTTTACAAATTCTATTGTAAGAATTGGTTAGTGACAGAGAGCCAATTCTATTATTTCCACTTTTGGTTTGTTTCAGAAGCTGGCCCACCTGTGGGTTTTGCtcatatctttatcttttacttaTTATAAATACGTGATATGAATAAAATTCAGCAAGAAGAGAATTACCTTTAGCTCAATATAGTCAGTAGAGTAGAAGCGCCTAACAATATATGTACATATATAAAGGTGGTATAAATCTAAAATGCGATTGTATAAGTACTAAGTAGAACTGTTCGGGTGGAATTTGATGAGAATAATTAGAAGTCCCCATAGCACCTAATTTCTCTTTAGTAAGGTTCAAAGACTCTGCTATTCTTTAAATTAACGTGTGTGTGACATATAAGACATAGTAATAATCCAAGATTAGTGAAGAATATGACGACAAATAAAGTAGCCCTTTCGAACTCCTGGCCTTCTACACGAATGCTCTAATTCATGTTGTCTTTTTCAAAAGCTTATATAGCACAACGCAAATAATTAGCACGAGTGAGACCATATAGCGTAAAGGCATTGAGATtctatttggataaaaaaatttgtaaacaattataggataaaaaagaacataataAATTGAACTTCTgtaaactaaaactaactaattatatatatacttattttttatagaaatctctcatttaacttcttcaaaaactaaaatgcataagttaattttaatatattagaaaaatcaatccattttaacttttaactttcttctcttataaatacctaaaaaaagtttatttaaacaTTGCCCAAGAATAACGAGTACTTGTGATAAAAGAGAAAGACACTAATATCCAAGAACTACATCACATGCATGATCTACACATTAATACAACTCAGTGACTCACATAAGATGTCGCAGTTCATTACAAGTTCACAGCTAATATATATCAACACTACATTactaaataaagaataaagtagatataagattaattcaataatcgaaaataaaaaaaagaaaggaagagaagTGGTATGTTAAAATCCCTccaacattaatatttttaacaaaactaattgttcatataaaaaaaaactaaataaagacACTAAGCTAGCAATATATTTCATAGTGGCATGGCATCAAAGGTGTTGAAATCTTCTTCACCTTGGAAGTAGCACTGTGCCAGTGGTAACTGTGGTAAACTCTGCTGATTATGATGAGAATGCACCGAAACTGATGAAGAAGGGTTTTGTTGAAGGGAAATGGAGTGTTCATCAGGGAAATTATTATACTCTGAGGGGAGGAACAGTGGAGACTCATGATGATCAACATCTACAAAGTCTATCAACGCTTGGTGGAGCAAAATCTGTGTCTTGAGGAATTTGACGTAGTGAATGGCACCCTCCAACATGGAAACCGTGTCCATCTTGCTCCCACCAGGGACCATGCTCTGAAGGATCTTGAACCTGTCACTGATTCTGTGCCTTCTTTCCCTTGCTGCCACGCTTTGTGGATCAGTGGAAAGCctcactcctcctcctcctccaccttTGTTGCTTTTCCTCACACCCTTTTTCTCCTTATTGCTCTTGTTGGAGTGCTTGGAAGATGATGATGACCCTTCACAAGGGGTAGGGTTACTGATGCACTCCATGTGCTAGATGCTAACTTTGCAAAAAAAGTACTGTTGTGAAGAGGGTAATGAAAGGTGTAACTGGCTTTGAATTTGGTAGGGGACGTAGTTGCTGTTGTAACACATGTTTATATAGCATGAAGGATGTGAGTGATGAGTGAGTGACATtggaaatcaatatatatatatatatatatatatatatatatatatatatatatatatatatatatatatatatatataagttgaagtgaattgaattttaaaagttttattaaaatcaaaacagatctttaaaattcaataaacattttacaattatttattaataaaattttcacatCAAAAGTGAGAATCAAACTCActtattttgtgaaattaataTGAGTCCATCTTTCTTTATCCAAGGGATTAATCTTTAGGGATATCAATGATTTTGAATGTGGAGCTAGATGGAAAAGGTGTCGTCATGTGAATCagtccatttaaaaaaaatgtgaatcaGCCATCTTTGGCGCAGGATACGGCAGTTTTAGGAAGGGACCCGGGGGCTAAGGCCCAGTATCAGctcattttcttttcctgtTCTCTTTGTGCTCTTTTGGTTGTGTTGGTTCTCTTCAGTCACTGCCTTCTATCATTTCTTTCCATTGAATTCTgtgataaaactaattaaaatgtaCTTATATAGAATTAGAATATTTAGGTTATGTTCGGTTTTTTTGTTAGGAGGCTTCcagcaataattaaaaaataaaactcaactaTTTGAGAATTTTGCCTTAAAACTTACttcaaagcaaaagaaaagggAGGATTTGCTTTTACAAACTCGATGTAAAATTcagtttgtaaaataaatttcatttaaatttaagtttgaaaattttaatctaaacatACATGTAATCTTTTTGTGGTCTAAATAACTTACGGTTACAAATTTTACTCAGGgatcttctaatttattttaaatatcatcTATGTGAAACAtgcatttatttaataatattatatagttaatgattatgttaaaacttaatatttgatttaaattcctCTTAAAATATTAGagttaaattaatcaataattttgtgaattatttgagaatttttaattagactctcaaactaaaaaatattgtaattaagttgttgattttgtaattcttttaattgagtctctaagttttttaaaatcactacaaattattttttttggcaattTTAAGTTGTTATAAACTAATTCTGGaattctaattataaaaaacctACAAGAtctattacatttttaaaaatttaaagatctaattgaaaaaattaaaataatttaaagacttactaactaatttaacctaatatgtataaagattTATGGAATATTGTGTATGTGAAGTCTTATACTTTCATTCATTTGAGTATTAATTAAACACACTCTTCCACCACCCTAGCTAATTAACTTAATGGTTTAAGGGGGTATCTTCATTTCTCCGACTATTAACTAGTGGGACGGATTAAATCTGTGCATGGTGACATTATGACCCA
This window harbors:
- the LOC113000114 gene encoding transcription factor bHLH140; translated protein: MECISNPTPCEGSSSSSKHSNKSNKEKKGVRKSNKGGGGGGVRLSTDPQSVAARERRHRISDRFKILQSMVPGGSKMDTVSMLEGAIHYVKFLKTQILLHQALIDFVDVDHHESPLFLPSEYNNFPDEHSISLQQNPSSSVSVHSHHNQQSLPQLPLAQCYFQGEEDFNTFDAMPL